From a region of the Sinorhizobium sp. B11 genome:
- a CDS encoding altronate dehydratase family protein, whose translation MDRQPWIILSAGDNVAVATAPIAEGATVAGVTTRQKIDPGHKVAISDIPIGTAVVKYGQAIGRTTADVKAGDHVHSHNLHFENDRLAATANSAPEEASAEDRARTFMGYRRADGRAATRNYIGIIASVNCSTTVCRAIADEANRTILPHYDGIDGFVPIVHDQGCGMSSTGDGMNVLHRTLAGYTRHVNFGGVLMIGLGCEVNQLTLYGQSGAGASKRHFNIQDAGGSRRAVERAMGVLREIAADVGREKRVPMSIGEIIIGLQCGGSDGFSGITANPALGVAADLLAAAGGTAILSETSEIYGAEHLLRSRAVSDDVAKKLDEKIAWWEDYVALHGASLDNNPSPGNKRGGLTTILEKSLGAVAKGGRSPLTAVYGYAERVTAPGLVFMDTPGYDPVSATGQVAGGANMIAFTTGRGSCFGCRPAPSLKLASNSALYTSMEEDMDIDCGSIVTGDATISGKGREIFELIVDTASGKKTKSEIFGYGDNEFVPWHLGATL comes from the coding sequence TTGGACAGACAGCCTTGGATCATCCTGTCGGCCGGAGACAATGTCGCGGTCGCAACGGCCCCGATTGCCGAAGGAGCGACCGTTGCCGGCGTTACGACGCGCCAGAAGATCGACCCCGGCCACAAGGTCGCCATATCGGACATTCCGATCGGCACAGCGGTCGTGAAATACGGCCAGGCGATCGGCCGCACCACGGCTGATGTGAAAGCCGGCGACCACGTTCACAGCCACAATCTGCATTTCGAAAACGACCGCCTCGCGGCGACCGCCAATTCAGCGCCTGAAGAAGCAAGTGCTGAGGACAGGGCGCGGACCTTCATGGGTTACCGCCGCGCCGACGGCCGGGCGGCGACGCGCAACTATATCGGCATCATTGCCAGCGTGAACTGTTCCACCACGGTCTGCCGGGCAATTGCCGACGAGGCCAACCGCACCATCCTGCCGCACTATGACGGCATCGACGGCTTCGTGCCGATCGTCCACGACCAGGGCTGCGGCATGAGCTCGACGGGTGACGGCATGAACGTGCTGCACCGGACACTTGCCGGCTATACGCGCCATGTGAATTTCGGCGGCGTGCTGATGATCGGCCTCGGCTGCGAGGTCAACCAGCTCACCCTTTACGGCCAGAGTGGCGCGGGCGCCTCCAAGCGGCATTTCAACATTCAGGACGCAGGCGGGTCCCGCCGCGCGGTCGAGCGCGCCATGGGTGTGCTACGCGAAATCGCCGCCGATGTCGGCCGTGAGAAACGCGTGCCGATGTCGATCGGCGAGATCATCATCGGTCTGCAATGCGGTGGCTCGGACGGTTTTTCGGGCATCACCGCCAATCCGGCGCTTGGTGTTGCTGCCGACCTCCTGGCGGCTGCCGGCGGTACGGCGATCCTTTCGGAAACCTCCGAGATCTACGGTGCCGAGCATTTGCTGCGCAGCCGCGCCGTCAGCGACGATGTCGCTAAAAAGCTCGATGAGAAGATTGCCTGGTGGGAAGACTATGTCGCCCTCCACGGTGCCTCGCTCGACAACAATCCGTCTCCGGGCAACAAGCGCGGCGGCCTGACGACCATTCTCGAAAAGTCGCTCGGCGCCGTCGCCAAGGGCGGCCGCTCGCCGCTGACCGCCGTCTATGGTTATGCCGAGCGCGTCACCGCCCCCGGCCTCGTCTTCATGGACACGCCCGGCTACGATCCGGTTTCAGCCACCGGCCAGGTTGCCGGCGGCGCGAACATGATCGCGTTCACGACCGGTCGCGGCAGCTGCTTCGGCTGTCGTCCCGCGCCCTCGCTGAAGCTCGCCAGCAATTCCGCGCTCTATACCTCGATGGAAGAGGATATGGATATCGACTGCGGCTCGATCGTTACAGGTGACGCGACGATCAGCGGCAAAGGCCGCGAGATCTTTGAACTGATCGTCGATACGGCCTCCGGCAAGAAGACGAAAAGTGAGATTTTCGGCTACGGCGACAACGAATTCGTCCCGTGGCATCTCGGAGCCACGCTCTGA
- a CDS encoding class I SAM-dependent methyltransferase yields MAQPLFSLDGQSLITPQSFSNTLPSPNRDNETDHLRTAEAEFAIVINIAMQRFSAGRNLPDAVRWLIGQLHEVRHKFGAAVWQKLIPIIQAHPSAKILQQCPFTRWSFDKPRGYSGDASLIDFIYGHPAVAEEVARSTRLGLDIFDYTINAPGPVAVRERRDILTLYVDETAARTGPDTEVLAIAAGHLREAEASKALAEGRLKRWVALDQDPESIDSVSSQFHGTSVEPINGSVRGLLARKHRIGTFDLIYAAGLYDYLTDKVAIRLTQICMEMLKPGGVFLFANFSDEMADDGYMESYMNWELLQRSEADMWRISHRSAPGDTDKTVWFGANRNIIYATIRKQ; encoded by the coding sequence GTGGCCCAGCCGCTCTTTTCTCTTGATGGCCAAAGCTTGATTACGCCGCAGTCCTTCAGCAATACGCTTCCCTCACCGAACCGAGATAACGAGACAGACCATCTGCGAACTGCGGAGGCAGAGTTTGCGATCGTCATCAACATTGCCATGCAACGGTTCTCCGCGGGCAGGAACCTGCCTGATGCCGTCAGGTGGTTGATCGGCCAGCTCCATGAGGTCCGTCATAAGTTCGGCGCTGCCGTGTGGCAGAAGCTCATCCCGATCATTCAGGCCCATCCCTCGGCAAAGATCCTCCAGCAATGCCCGTTCACCCGTTGGTCCTTTGACAAACCTCGCGGCTATTCCGGCGATGCCAGTCTCATAGACTTCATTTATGGGCATCCGGCAGTGGCCGAAGAAGTGGCCAGATCCACCCGTCTGGGCCTCGATATCTTCGACTACACGATAAATGCCCCCGGCCCGGTCGCCGTCAGGGAACGCCGCGACATCCTGACCCTCTATGTCGACGAGACCGCTGCGCGAACAGGTCCGGATACCGAGGTGCTGGCCATCGCTGCCGGTCACCTGCGGGAAGCGGAGGCATCGAAGGCCCTTGCGGAAGGCCGCCTGAAACGCTGGGTAGCCCTTGATCAGGATCCGGAAAGCATCGACTCCGTCTCGAGCCAATTCCATGGAACGTCCGTCGAGCCCATCAATGGATCCGTGCGCGGCTTGCTTGCACGAAAGCACCGGATCGGCACGTTCGATCTGATCTACGCGGCAGGATTATACGATTATCTCACGGACAAAGTGGCAATCCGGCTCACGCAGATCTGCATGGAAATGCTGAAGCCCGGCGGCGTCTTCCTATTTGCCAACTTTTCCGACGAGATGGCCGATGACGGCTACATGGAATCCTACATGAACTGGGAGCTTCTCCAGCGCTCCGAAGCCGACATGTGGCGTATTTCCCATCGCAGTGCGCCGGGAGACACTGACAAGACAGTCTGGTTCGGTGCCAACCGCAACATCATCTACGCCACCATCAGGAAGCAGTGA
- a CDS encoding ribose ABC transporter — MLKGIHPLLGPDLLYALKSMGHGDDIVIVDANFPASSMGPDVIRADGVSATAMAEAILTHMPLDTFVPQSAWRMEVVGDPKAVPEVCAEFQEIVTRRAGDFSIASVERFAFYEMARKAAYIVATTEFRLYGNLILKKGVVHPHEVQFD; from the coding sequence ATGCTTAAAGGTATTCACCCGCTTCTCGGCCCCGATCTGCTCTATGCGCTGAAGAGCATGGGGCATGGCGACGATATCGTCATTGTCGATGCCAATTTCCCTGCAAGCAGCATGGGGCCCGACGTCATCCGGGCTGATGGCGTCAGCGCCACTGCCATGGCCGAGGCGATCCTCACCCATATGCCGCTCGATACGTTCGTGCCGCAATCGGCATGGCGGATGGAGGTGGTCGGCGATCCCAAGGCGGTGCCGGAGGTTTGCGCCGAATTCCAGGAGATCGTCACCCGGCGCGCCGGCGATTTTTCCATCGCATCCGTCGAACGCTTCGCCTTCTACGAGATGGCACGGAAGGCGGCCTATATTGTCGCGACCACCGAGTTCCGGCTCTACGGCAACCTGATTTTGAAGAAGGGCGTCGTGCACCCGCACGAGGTGCAATTCGACTGA
- a CDS encoding ABC transporter substrate-binding protein: MNIVKSILSRRAFTALAGAAVIATAMPAASFAAEVTIPIIVKDTTSFYWQIVLAGARKAGKDLGVNVPELGAQAESDINGQISILENAVAGKPAAIVISPTEFKALGKPIDEAAKSVPIIGIDSGADSKAFKSFLTTDNVQGGRIAADGLAAAIKGATGKEEGEIVILTNLPGVGSLEQRREGFLDQIKTKHPGLKVIADKYGDGQATTGLNMMTDLITANPKLVGVFASNLIMAQGVGQAIAENKLGDKIKVIGFDSDDKTVGFLKDGAIAGLVVQDPYRMGYDGVKTALAVSKGEKVEQNVDTGANLVTKANMAEPKIDALLNPKIK, translated from the coding sequence ATGAATATCGTGAAATCCATTCTGTCTCGCCGCGCCTTTACGGCACTTGCAGGCGCCGCTGTCATTGCAACGGCAATGCCGGCCGCGTCCTTTGCCGCCGAGGTAACGATCCCGATCATCGTCAAGGACACGACGTCCTTCTACTGGCAGATCGTTCTGGCCGGCGCACGCAAGGCCGGCAAGGATCTCGGCGTCAACGTGCCGGAACTCGGCGCCCAGGCTGAATCCGACATCAACGGTCAGATCAGCATTCTCGAGAATGCCGTTGCCGGCAAGCCGGCCGCCATCGTCATCTCGCCGACCGAGTTCAAGGCACTCGGCAAGCCGATCGATGAAGCCGCCAAGTCGGTTCCGATCATCGGCATCGACTCCGGCGCCGACTCCAAGGCATTCAAGTCGTTCCTGACGACCGACAACGTCCAGGGCGGCCGTATCGCCGCTGACGGCCTTGCCGCCGCCATCAAAGGCGCCACCGGCAAGGAAGAGGGCGAAATCGTCATCCTGACGAACCTTCCGGGCGTCGGCTCGCTGGAACAGCGCCGCGAAGGCTTCCTGGATCAGATCAAGACCAAGCATCCCGGCCTGAAGGTGATTGCCGACAAGTACGGCGATGGCCAGGCAACGACCGGTCTCAACATGATGACCGACCTGATCACGGCAAACCCGAAGCTCGTCGGCGTCTTCGCCTCGAACCTGATCATGGCGCAGGGTGTGGGCCAGGCGATCGCTGAAAACAAGCTCGGCGACAAGATCAAGGTCATCGGCTTCGACAGCGACGACAAGACGGTCGGCTTCCTCAAGGATGGTGCGATCGCCGGCCTCGTCGTTCAGGACCCCTATCGCATGGGCTATGACGGCGTGAAGACCGCTCTTGCCGTCTCCAAGGGCGAGAAGGTCGAGCAGAACGTCGACACCGGCGCAAACCTCGTCACCAAGGCGAACATGGCCGAGCCGAAGATCGACGCGCTCCTGAACCCGAAGATCAAGTAA
- a CDS encoding GntR family transcriptional regulator has protein sequence MARQNTVFKEAYNRYAAALRMDTALPSEPEIAAQLGVSRSTARAILTRLSDEGIIRWNKRQKIVLRQPVDRDFFPSEETDSLHDIIERSFMQRILSDEAAPGMQINELELAREIGTGTTSVREFLIRFSRFGLIEKRPNSHWTLKGFTREFALELADVREMFELHSAAEFGKLPADHQAWAALATIKEEHLSMLSDINNRFKEFSVLDERFHLLIHRASKNRFIADFYDAIAIIFHYHYQWNKTAARERNERAIHEHLDYIAALEARDQARIQAACRIHLRSARQTLLQSTPQSVAESA, from the coding sequence ATGGCACGGCAGAATACAGTCTTCAAGGAAGCCTATAACCGATATGCGGCAGCATTGCGCATGGACACGGCGCTGCCTTCGGAGCCGGAAATCGCCGCCCAGCTCGGCGTCAGCCGCAGCACCGCGCGCGCCATCCTGACCCGCCTCAGCGATGAGGGCATCATCCGCTGGAACAAGCGCCAGAAGATCGTGCTGCGCCAGCCTGTCGACCGCGACTTCTTCCCCTCGGAGGAAACGGATTCGCTGCACGACATCATCGAGCGCAGCTTCATGCAGCGCATCCTCTCCGATGAGGCTGCCCCGGGCATGCAGATCAACGAGCTGGAGCTTGCCCGCGAGATCGGCACGGGCACGACCAGCGTGCGCGAATTCCTGATCCGCTTCTCGCGCTTCGGCCTGATCGAAAAACGGCCGAACAGCCATTGGACGCTGAAGGGCTTTACCCGTGAATTTGCGCTGGAACTTGCCGATGTGCGCGAAATGTTCGAGCTGCATTCGGCCGCCGAGTTCGGCAAGCTTCCTGCCGACCATCAGGCCTGGGCTGCCCTTGCGACCATCAAGGAAGAGCACCTCTCCATGCTCTCGGACATCAACAACCGCTTCAAGGAATTCTCAGTCCTCGACGAGCGCTTCCACCTCTTGATCCACCGCGCCTCGAAGAACCGTTTCATCGCCGATTTCTATGACGCGATCGCCATCATCTTTCACTATCACTATCAGTGGAACAAGACGGCGGCCCGCGAACGCAACGAGCGGGCGATACACGAGCATCTCGATTATATCGCAGCACTCGAAGCCCGCGATCAGGCCAGGATCCAGGCCGCCTGTCGCATCCACCTCCGCTCGGCCCGCCAGACGCTGCTGCAGTCCACCCCGCAGAGTGTTGCGGAAAGCGCCTGA
- a CDS encoding ABC transporter permease, which translates to MTVTPTEIVAPPPRRKMNILFGLTLIGLLIFLWVVLGFVTESFWTPLNISNLLRQGAMTAILALGQTFVIITAGIDLSVGAIVGFCTVIIAWLLQAGVPLWAAILLTLAIGVAIGSFHGFGIVHMGLPPFIITLATLTSLRGIGLLITNGSTISITDEGFSNFARADFLGVPSLFWMVILVAIPSFVFLHLSRWGRYLFAVGSNAEAARLSGVNVKGMIYLAYILSASFAAFVGVLLASRIAIGNATQADGWELQAIASSVIGGTSLFGAVGSVHGPLIGAFILATINNGANLLNVNSFWQRIITGLLIIVIVYFDQLRRRRAG; encoded by the coding sequence ATGACTGTCACCCCCACCGAAATCGTCGCGCCGCCGCCGCGCCGGAAGATGAACATCCTGTTCGGCCTGACGCTGATCGGGCTGCTGATCTTCCTCTGGGTCGTGCTCGGCTTCGTCACCGAGAGCTTCTGGACGCCGCTCAACATTTCCAACCTGCTGCGCCAAGGTGCGATGACGGCGATCCTGGCGCTCGGCCAGACCTTCGTCATCATCACCGCCGGCATCGACCTTTCTGTCGGCGCAATCGTCGGCTTCTGCACCGTCATCATCGCCTGGCTCTTACAGGCGGGTGTGCCGCTCTGGGCGGCAATCCTGCTGACGCTGGCTATCGGTGTCGCGATCGGCTCCTTCCATGGCTTCGGCATCGTGCATATGGGCCTGCCGCCCTTCATCATCACGCTTGCGACGCTGACGTCGCTGCGCGGCATCGGCCTCTTGATCACCAACGGCTCGACGATCAGCATCACCGACGAGGGCTTCAGCAATTTCGCCCGCGCCGATTTCCTTGGCGTTCCAAGCCTGTTCTGGATGGTCATCCTGGTGGCGATCCCCTCCTTCGTCTTCCTGCATCTGAGCCGCTGGGGCCGCTACCTCTTCGCCGTCGGCTCTAATGCCGAAGCGGCGCGCCTTTCCGGCGTCAACGTCAAGGGGATGATCTACCTCGCCTATATCCTTTCGGCTTCCTTTGCGGCTTTCGTCGGCGTGCTGCTCGCCTCGCGTATCGCAATCGGCAACGCGACACAGGCCGACGGCTGGGAACTGCAGGCGATCGCCTCTTCGGTCATCGGCGGCACGTCTCTCTTCGGAGCTGTCGGCTCCGTGCATGGCCCGCTGATCGGCGCGTTCATTCTGGCGACAATCAACAACGGCGCAAACCTTCTGAACGTCAACTCGTTCTGGCAGCGCATCATCACCGGCCTGCTGATCATCGTCATCGTCTACTTCGATCAGCTTCGCCGGCGCCGGGCGGGCTGA
- a CDS encoding sugar ABC transporter ATP-binding protein, with product MVGLEEVSHRHDDSATLKEANRIPAGSPILELKGLQKNYGHVQALKPATLTFLAGEIHAIVGENGAGKSTLIKLLTGVITRTAGEVLWCGHPVGLSTPNEAIARGINAVHQEVVLCRHLTVAANLFLGDEVNRYGLMRRKQMEKMAQSVLDDLGFGLPAGALLSSLTIGQQQLVATARAAMRGTQFLIFDEPTAYLTRQESAQLFKLIRRLQSEGVTIVYISHRMEEVFELADRVSVLRDGTHVGTRLIGETNEAELIALMINRSIEQIYHKEDIPTGETILDVRGLTGPGFEDVTLSVKAGQIVGLYGLIGAGRSEFALGLYGRQPTSAGEIHWMGKRVDIKNERTAMELGIALAPESRRDQGLCLNLPIGLNINLPVFGRLSNGPVINHARESTNADKQIRDLSIKTPSRRVPASSMSGGNQQKIVIGKWLSHGARLFIFDEPTVGVDVGTKAEIYRLFAKLLKEGAGIILISSYLPEVYELADRLHVFRSGKLVASHDFHAATHEEVLSEAIGV from the coding sequence ATGGTCGGACTGGAAGAGGTCAGTCATCGCCACGATGACAGCGCCACGCTGAAAGAAGCCAATCGAATTCCCGCCGGATCGCCTATCCTCGAACTGAAAGGCCTGCAGAAGAATTACGGTCACGTGCAGGCGCTGAAACCGGCGACGCTGACCTTCCTTGCCGGTGAAATCCACGCCATCGTCGGCGAAAACGGCGCCGGCAAATCCACCCTCATCAAGTTGCTCACCGGCGTCATCACCCGCACGGCAGGCGAAGTGCTGTGGTGCGGCCATCCGGTGGGGCTGTCGACGCCGAACGAGGCAATTGCCCGCGGCATCAACGCCGTTCACCAGGAAGTCGTGCTCTGCCGGCACCTGACCGTGGCCGCCAATCTCTTCCTCGGCGACGAGGTCAACCGCTACGGGCTGATGCGCAGGAAGCAGATGGAGAAGATGGCGCAGTCCGTCCTCGACGATCTCGGCTTCGGCCTGCCGGCCGGTGCGCTTCTGAGCTCGTTGACGATCGGTCAGCAGCAGCTCGTCGCCACCGCGCGGGCGGCCATGCGCGGCACGCAGTTCCTGATCTTCGATGAGCCGACCGCCTACCTCACCCGCCAGGAATCCGCACAGCTCTTCAAGCTGATCCGCCGCCTGCAGAGTGAAGGCGTCACCATCGTTTATATCAGCCACCGCATGGAAGAGGTTTTCGAGCTCGCCGACCGTGTCTCGGTGCTTCGCGACGGCACGCATGTCGGTACGCGCCTGATCGGCGAGACCAACGAGGCCGAGCTGATCGCGCTGATGATCAACCGTTCAATCGAGCAGATCTACCACAAGGAAGACATTCCGACCGGCGAGACGATCCTCGACGTCAGGGGACTTACAGGCCCGGGCTTCGAGGACGTGACGCTCTCCGTCAAGGCAGGACAGATCGTCGGGCTCTACGGCCTGATCGGCGCCGGGCGCAGCGAATTCGCGCTCGGGCTTTATGGTCGCCAACCGACAAGTGCGGGCGAAATCCACTGGATGGGCAAGCGCGTCGACATCAAGAACGAACGCACCGCGATGGAGCTCGGTATTGCGCTGGCGCCCGAAAGCCGGCGCGACCAGGGGCTTTGCCTCAACCTGCCGATCGGCCTCAATATCAACCTGCCGGTGTTCGGACGCCTCAGCAACGGCCCGGTTATCAATCACGCACGCGAATCGACGAATGCCGACAAGCAGATCCGCGATCTCAGCATCAAGACGCCGAGCCGGCGCGTTCCGGCGTCCAGCATGTCGGGCGGCAACCAGCAGAAGATCGTCATCGGCAAGTGGCTGAGCCACGGCGCCCGGCTTTTCATTTTCGACGAGCCGACCGTCGGCGTCGACGTCGGCACCAAGGCGGAAATCTACCGGCTCTTCGCCAAGCTGCTGAAGGAGGGGGCAGGCATCATCCTGATCTCCTCCTACCTGCCCGAGGTCTACGAACTGGCCGACCGGCTGCACGTCTTCCGCAGCGGCAAGCTCGTTGCAAGCCATGATTTCCACGCGGCGACGCATGAAGAAGTGCTCAGCGAAGCGATCGGCGTCTGA
- a CDS encoding aldo/keto reductase, giving the protein MKTRRIGKTALEVTEISFGAAALGGLYRACPREQAMETLETAWDHGIRYYDVAPWYGLGLAERRVGDFLRDKPENDYVLSTKVGRLLRPVPTGTVPDYSYVDPLSFDADYDYSYDGIMRSVEFSYARLGLNRIDILFVHDIGAYTHGAARNAVHLKNFLDSGVKALEQLKSSGAIKAFGLGVNEVPVCLDVMRNADIDTILMAGRYTLLDRSAVAELIPLCRQKGTSFVVGGVFNSGILATGPVPGSHFDYMPASEEVLAKVGAMEEVAKRHGVPLAAPALQFPLHDPVVSSVLIGTARPSSLTRNMENFEPRLPADIYPEFEPYTLVAAPLGEEAVRV; this is encoded by the coding sequence ATGAAGACGAGGAGAATTGGCAAGACGGCGCTCGAGGTAACCGAAATCAGCTTCGGCGCCGCTGCCCTCGGCGGCCTTTACCGCGCCTGCCCGCGTGAGCAGGCAATGGAAACGCTGGAAACGGCATGGGATCACGGTATCCGCTATTATGATGTGGCGCCATGGTATGGCCTCGGACTTGCCGAACGACGCGTCGGCGATTTCCTGCGTGACAAGCCGGAAAACGATTATGTTCTGTCCACCAAGGTCGGCCGTCTGTTGCGCCCGGTGCCGACAGGCACGGTTCCCGACTACAGCTATGTCGATCCGCTCTCCTTCGATGCCGATTACGATTATTCCTATGACGGCATCATGCGCTCGGTCGAATTCAGCTATGCGCGCCTCGGCCTGAACCGCATCGATATCCTCTTCGTTCATGACATCGGCGCCTATACGCATGGTGCGGCCAGGAATGCCGTGCATCTGAAGAATTTCCTCGATAGCGGCGTCAAGGCGCTGGAGCAGCTGAAATCCTCGGGCGCGATCAAGGCTTTCGGCCTCGGCGTCAACGAGGTGCCTGTCTGCCTCGACGTGATGCGCAACGCCGATATCGACACGATCCTGATGGCCGGCCGCTACACCCTGCTCGACCGTTCGGCCGTTGCCGAACTGATCCCGCTCTGCCGGCAGAAGGGAACCTCGTTCGTCGTCGGCGGCGTCTTCAATTCCGGCATCCTCGCGACCGGCCCGGTGCCGGGCTCGCATTTCGACTATATGCCGGCGAGCGAGGAAGTCCTCGCCAAGGTGGGCGCAATGGAAGAGGTGGCCAAGCGCCACGGCGTACCGCTGGCGGCCCCTGCCCTGCAGTTTCCGCTGCACGACCCGGTGGTCTCCTCGGTGCTGATCGGCACCGCGCGTCCGTCGAGCCTGACGCGCAACATGGAAAATTTCGAACCGCGGCTTCCTGCCGACATCTATCCCGAATTCGAACCCTATACGCTTGTCGCCGCGCCGCTCGGCGAAGAGGCCGTGCGGGTCTGA
- a CDS encoding MFS transporter, giving the protein MSATAQQSNRTLVVATIMLATFMVAIEATIVATAMPRIVGQLGGFTYYSWVFSAFLLAQSTTTVIYGKLSDIFGRKPVLIGGIIVFLIGSLFCGLAWSMASLIVFRLVQGLGAGAIQPVTMTIIGDLFKLEERGKVQGVMATVWATSAVVGPLAGGIIVDTISWAWIFWINLPIGIFSIIAFLLFLKEDVAHKDAKIDYLGAILFSIAIIAFLTILTETDAPAWVLISLAAVFVVTGILFVLQEKRTPEPIISIALWSRRLVATSNACMLLAGMALIGLSTILPMYVQGVLGRSPIVAGFTLTMLVVGWPLSVMLSSRFFKAFGIRNTLRVGSFMFPFGAFFLLFLTPESHPAVAGAGSFFMGFGMGLINLTSIALVQDSVEWSMRGSATASIIFARSLGNTLGATVLGAILNAGIDHYATGDAADSLHNVLNEPTGLSALAGDPAVRGIFDAALHWSFWGVVVVAVLTFATTWLIPIGRGVKTGGAGSAASEAASH; this is encoded by the coding sequence ATGTCCGCCACCGCTCAGCAATCCAACCGCACGCTCGTGGTTGCCACGATCATGCTCGCAACCTTCATGGTGGCGATCGAGGCCACCATCGTGGCGACCGCCATGCCGCGGATCGTCGGCCAGCTCGGCGGCTTCACCTATTACAGCTGGGTCTTTTCAGCATTCCTGCTAGCGCAGTCGACGACCACCGTCATCTACGGCAAGCTTTCGGATATTTTCGGCCGCAAGCCGGTCTTGATCGGCGGCATCATCGTCTTCCTCATCGGCTCGCTCTTCTGCGGACTTGCGTGGTCGATGGCCTCGCTGATCGTCTTCCGCCTGGTGCAGGGGCTGGGTGCCGGCGCGATCCAACCGGTGACGATGACAATCATCGGCGACCTCTTCAAGCTGGAGGAACGCGGCAAGGTGCAGGGCGTGATGGCGACGGTCTGGGCGACTTCGGCCGTCGTCGGGCCGCTCGCCGGCGGCATCATCGTCGATACGATCTCCTGGGCCTGGATCTTCTGGATCAACCTGCCGATCGGCATCTTCTCGATCATCGCCTTTCTGCTCTTCCTCAAGGAGGACGTGGCGCACAAGGATGCGAAGATCGACTATCTCGGCGCCATCCTGTTTTCGATCGCCATCATCGCGTTTTTGACGATCCTGACGGAGACGGATGCGCCGGCCTGGGTGCTCATTTCGCTTGCCGCCGTTTTCGTCGTGACCGGCATCCTATTCGTGCTGCAGGAGAAGCGCACGCCGGAACCGATCATTTCGATCGCGCTCTGGAGCCGGCGGCTGGTCGCCACCAGCAATGCCTGCATGCTGCTTGCCGGCATGGCGCTGATCGGGCTTTCGACGATCCTGCCGATGTATGTGCAGGGCGTGCTTGGCCGCTCGCCGATCGTCGCCGGTTTTACGCTCACCATGCTCGTCGTCGGCTGGCCGCTGTCGGTGATGCTGTCCAGCCGGTTCTTCAAGGCATTCGGCATCCGCAATACGTTGCGGGTCGGCAGCTTCATGTTTCCCTTCGGTGCCTTCTTCCTCCTGTTCCTGACACCGGAAAGCCATCCGGCCGTCGCCGGCGCCGGCTCCTTCTTCATGGGCTTCGGCATGGGGCTGATCAACCTCACCAGCATCGCGCTGGTGCAGGACAGCGTCGAATGGTCGATGCGCGGCAGTGCGACGGCCTCGATCATCTTTGCCCGCAGCCTCGGCAATACGCTCGGCGCCACCGTACTCGGCGCGATCCTCAATGCCGGCATCGACCATTATGCAACGGGGGATGCGGCAGACAGCCTGCACAATGTCCTGAACGAGCCGACCGGCCTTTCGGCACTTGCAGGTGATCCGGCAGTGCGCGGCATCTTCGATGCGGCGCTGCACTGGAGCTTCTGGGGTGTCGTTGTCGTGGCGGTACTGACCTTTGCTACCACCTGGCTCATTCCGATCGGCCGCGGTGTGAAGACCGGGGGCGCTGGCAGCGCTGCGAGCGAGGCTGCGTCGCACTAG